The Capsicum annuum cultivar UCD-10X-F1 chromosome 1, UCD10Xv1.1, whole genome shotgun sequence sequence GACAAACCTTTTCTCCCTTTGAATGTTTCATTGCAATTGGAAGCAATATTCTGTGAAGATCAACAGATCTCATCATCAGTATTGTAATTTTATGTTGTCATTATTAGTTCCTCTTTCACCTTTGCTCTTTTATTTTGCACGTGCACTTAACTAGTGATAAGCCATATGTGATGCAGTTAAGGGTTGGGATCATGGATTATGGAGAAATTTACTTTTGTCCTTGGGAGTGGAAGTGAGGTTTGCTTATCAGCAGAAGTTGGTCGCCTTACTGAACATGTGCCTCTTCTTTTCTATCAATGCTGAACTAATTGTTAAAGTGAAGGCTATTCTTTCTGGAGAAATTAGACCTGAAGTCTTTAGACTACTTCTTCATACTTGTTTCTGAAGAAGTTTGTTTACCAAAATTAATTATATGCAGATCAGGGTGGTGCCAATGAAATTATCACTGAAGGTGGTACTGACGAGATCATCACTGAAGGCGCTTCAGTTGTTCGTGGAGAACTTCCACAGGATGATGCTGGGCCGCCAAAAGTTGATTCACAAGCGGAAGTCCTCCATGAAAAAGTAACCAAGCAAATTATTAAAGAAGGTCATGGTCAGAAGCCATCAAAATACGCAACATGCTTCTGTAAGTCAAAGCTAAGATTGTTGTTGTTTGGTTGATTTTTCCCTTTCCTCCCCTATACCTTCTTCTAGTTTCTTAAAAATCTGAACACCTACTAATTTTGTTGGAGTATCTATTTTAAGCTGCCCTTGTTtcgataaataattatttttgtaatttcaaaaattttgtttaTTATCTCGAGAAGATTTCTATTTGGACCTGAATGGAACTATATGAggacttccttttttcttttcgaGTAAAAAGGAGGCTATAGAGGATGCTGGGCAGATTTTAGATTTTATAAGGTCCTTATAGGTTTTTGTATAGCAAGTagttgccttttttttttataaccgcAGTGTCCGAGACAGCTTGcacacacctcgactaattccacgggataccgtGCCACCTCCCACCAGTAACAAGTACtaggtaactctgtccatcaaGGCTAGAACAAAttgaaagaaatcacctagtgtttgtctctgttgggaattgaacatgagacctcatggtgctcagccccacttcattgaaccactaggctaCACCCTTGGGTGCGCAAGTAGTTACATTTATCAAAAAGGTTTTCGTGTAGCAAGTTTTTGTTTTAGCCTTGAGATAGCTGTAAATCTCTTTTGATGGTAGCCAATGTCCATAATGCCGAAGAACACAACATTATCTTAATCGCCCCCAACCcccccaaaaaaacaaaaataaaaacaatttgTCGGCAAAGTCACTAGAGAAAGAGACGGAAAAAGATGGTGACGATAGGAGGGGAATTTTTCAGAATTTGCATTGCAGTGTatgatagaattttttttttgttttttttttttaaaaagaaataaggaaacaaataatGGAAAAAGGTATATACACGTGGTGCCATGTGTAAATCACCATGTACTTAAAATTTGGTGCTCATGTCTCGGGGCTGTAATGGATTCAATTTTAAAGCGTTCAGGGAGTAACAGAACCCCGCAAAAATAGTGTATAACTGGAAATATGGCCATAGCTCAAAAGGGGCTTTATGCATTTCCCTCGCAATCATGATTACTTGTTTCTATAAAGTAATAAATGTAGTGAATTGTTAGCAAACCTCTTGGTAATCAAGTGATATACAACAATCCGTGAGGCTAACCGAAAATATAGTTTCTACAAGTAGTGTCTCTTCCAGTTTTTACAAGTAGATCTCTTTTAATGGTAGCCAATGTTTCCTTAATGCTGTAGAATACAActatcttaattaaaaaaaaaaaatttcggCAAAATCACTAGAGAAAGAGACGGAAAAAGATGGTGAAGATAGGAGGGGAATTTTTNNNNNNNNNNNNNNNNNNNNNNNNNNNNNNNNNNNNNNNNNNNNNNNNNNNNNNNNNNNNNNNNNNNNNNNNNNNNNNNNNNNNNNNNNNNNNNNNNNNNccccccctcccccccaaaaaaaataataataataaaaaataaaatatagtgtGTAACTGGAAACTTGCCTATAGTTCAAAAGGGGCTTTATGCATTTCCCCCGCAATCGTGATTATTTGTTTCTATGAAGTAATAAATGTAGGCGATTGTTAGCAAAACTCTTGGTAATCAAGTGATGTACAACAATCCGAGAGGCTAACCGAAAATATAGTTTCTGCAAGTAGTGTCTCTTCATCTTTATTAGCTGGAATCTCATAGGTGCACAAAAAATTAACAAGAAATCTAATACAAGGCTCACTTGTATGGCAGAGTTTTTCTGTTCTCTTCAAAAGCTCTGTTAGTTCTTTCACTCCATAAGTGCTACATTACATGTGCTGTATATTTTCTCCTCTTCTAATGGCCCGGCTAAACATTACTCTTTTAGTGGTGGCTAGCATTAACTATTGCATGCCGCACAGATTCAGTGCAGTCCACCACTGCAATCACTAGTTAAATTTTCAGTCTTGTTATTGTATTTCATGTATAATCTTTCAAATTTCAGTGAGGTAGAGTCTGTCTTTCTTCCTTTTCAAGTGCACAAAATGACTAGAATTATCTTTGTAGTGCATTACAGGGCATGGGCTGAAAGCACCCAGCACAAGTTTGAAGATACATGGCGTGAACAACAACCTCTTGAGCTGGTTATAGGAAAAGGTATATATCCAATTTACCACTTTGCAGGACATTCAGACTCATCACTTTCGATATTTTTATCCTCAAGAGCTTTTGCTAAGTAAATTAGCAATTGATGCTTATAGAGTACTAAATTTTGTGATAGCTTGCTTCCTATGTGTGTGTTTCCATTCATGGAAACAACGCAAGTCTCGTGAAATAGTTAAAACTTAAAGAAGTTACCATAGGGTTGAGGATGTTTTGATTTCTAAATTTACTTAAAGGGTGTTTGGGTTAGCTTATAAATTGGTCAAAATGGCTTTTAAGCACCTTTTGTCTTATCTCTGCATTTGGAAAACACCCAAAAATTTTCAGTTTATAAGCACTTTTAGTTTGatcaagtttcttttttttttttggcaattaaAGACACTTCATTGATTACCAAGTGAACACATTACAAAACTAGGGGGATAAACCAAGGTTTTCCTGTCATAGAATATTCCTTCAGAAATCAATCAATAATTGATGTAGGAATCTTGGCAGGAGTGATTTGACGTATTGTTCAAAGTTGGAAGTTGGGCACTTCGTTTAGTTTGGAACGATCTCCCGAAATTATATAGAAAGACAatgttcaaaaagaaaaaagaaaatgacatgCTCCTCGTTCGAAGTTGGACgacagaaaaaaatattaatacaagTACACCTCGTTTGAGGTTACTCGATatgcccaaaaaaaaaaatatgatcctCATTAAAGTGAAAACGATTTGCATGACCATGCCCATCTCCAAAACGGTCGTTAAACGTGTGGCGTTAAAGTAGGAGCAAACGTTCAAATCTGCATGATATGTCCAATTTGGGAAATCTCAGAATGCCGTGTCCGATTTGGAATTTTAGTTGAAATCTGTGGCCCTTTAGGCTTCGGATAGTTCACCTCTCAGCTTTGTATGCTCTAGGTTAGTGGTGTCTCCAAGTGTTTGGTGGCAGAATTTCCTCATATTCAGGATCTTTCTGACCATGAAGCCTGTGCAGGTAAAGTCATAGTGTCAACAGACTGCTTCTTTATATAAATAGGTGCAGATCcgtagtttctccttctttctatTCAATGCCCACAATAGCTTGCAAATAGTTGCATGGTTCAATATCTACAAGTTTAGAAGGTTCAAACCACCTGCACCTAGGTACGCAAACATTTTCCCAAGCTAGTGGAGCCTTCTTAGTAATTGTAGCTTCTCCTATCCAGAGATAACTTCTACTTACAACCTCAATCATCTTCTTAATCTTCTTTGGCAATAAAAATAGTTGGGCCCAGTACACTTGAGAACTCCATATAGGATTGGATTTATAGGCTGAATCCTCCTCCCTTCATAAGATTAGCCATCCAGGAGGTGATTTTAGTTGTAATCTTGTTTACCACTGCTTGCATGGCAGCATAGTTATTCTTTTGGTAGACTAGGGAAATCCGTGATACTTGAAGGGAAAATCACCCAATTCATACCTCAAAATATCCAAGATTCTCTGTTGTGTTGGTAAGTCAACTTCCCCAAAAATAAACCTTGGTTTCGTTGAGATTGTCCTTTGGTTCTGAAGCTGCAGAGAATAGATCATATCTACCTTTGAGCAAGTGCACAAATGTCTCATCTCCGCTTGGCTCTTGCAAACATCAGGAGATCATCTGCAAAGCAGAGATGAGTAATCCCTCGTTTCTGGCATCTTGAATGACAATTGAAGTGCAGTACATTCTGCACAGTTACCAGACATCTATTCAATTATTCAATCACCATAACAAAAATGAAAGGGGATATAGAGTCCCCTTGTTTTAGCTCCTTTTGGCTGAAACAGTTTATGATAAAGCACCATTTATAAGAAATGTTTAACTCACTATCTTTTATACAAGTCATAATTCACTAAACCCTCATGCTATGGAAACCAATCTCGTAACATTTGTTTAATAAAGATCCATTTAATTGAGTCATATGCTTTATGTAAATTCTCTTTAATCATGCATCTGGGACAGAGGTGCTTCCTGGTGTATCCTTTTACCAATTCATGGCTCAGGATGATATTATTAGGGATGAGTTTGCCTGGAATGAAGCTGACGGACTCTGACCAATTATCCCATCTAAGCCTCCTTGAATCCTGACAGAGATGATCTTAGAATGATCTTAGAAATAACCTTACATACTGTAGAACAACATTCTATTGGTTTAAAGCCTCTTGCAGTTTCAGGGTGAGAGGTTTTAGGAACAAGAGTGACTAAGTGTTGTTTACAGTCTTTAGGAGTCTGTTATGCTGGAGAAATTCTTGGACTGCCTTGAACAGATCTTCCTTAATGATATCCATGTCTTCCTAAAGAAGTAAGCATTAAAACCATCTatactttgttctttattttcatcaattgCAAATAGCACATTTTTCACTTCATCTCTAGTGACTGGCACGCACATTTGCTTTTGCTGTTACTGAGTGATCCTGGCCCCTTGTCTCATGTATTCAGATCAATCAATACTAGCTTTACTGTTTCTACTTGACCAGCTGGAGCAGGGTACTTGCTTTTTCCATTGCCGAATCACTTTCTTACCCCTCTGGGCACCTTTATCCTGCACTGCTTGCTTCTTGGTGACCTGATCAGTTTTAGGAGGGTGACCATTGTCCCTCTCAGTGTCTCCTCTACAAACGTGTCCATACTTAACATCTTTTCTACAGAACACACGGTTCCAATCATATCCTACCTTCGGGGAGAATAGTTTGCTTGATGGTTCAATAATGTCATTCTCTGATGGAAGTTCCTGAGTAACATCCATATCAATAATAACTCGAGCATAAGAAATCCTAGTTTGTTTCTTAATGTGTTTATCAGCAAACATAGGCTCCCCCAAACGACTAGCAATTCTGCTCTAAGTAACTGGACCCCAACAAGTCAGAGTTGGGTTAGGAACCTAACCCATAGAGGAATTGTTGTGGGATGTTCCTACTGAAAATCAAAATTAGGAGTCCACGTCTTCATAATTAGAGGCACACAATCCATTGTGTATAGGCCTGAGTATAAAACATCCTTATCCTAACTAGATTTGAATTTCACAGTAAAAAACCCCTCATCATGAAAATATAGATAAAGGCAGGCGACAGAATTCCAAGTTCTAGCtaattgtcaaaaataaaaacaattccAAGTTCTAGCTATATAGTTTCTCATATAATTGTAATTTAGAGTGTTCTCCATAGTATAGAGTATAAGTGCATTCCTCCATTCCCTAGTCTGTTCCTCAATCTCATCTCTCCAATTGAACTGCTAACGTACCATTTACAACCACTGGAAGGAAAAAAGATATGGGCACACCATTAGTTGCAATTCGTTTTTGGGAGAAAAGCCCCGACCATGTTAGTCTTGAGTTCCTTTTGGCACTTGTGCATCACCCACAAGGTTCACTGGGCTCGTTGCTTTCTCCTAGTCTATGGTATAGATGAAGTGTCCCTTTTCTCTCATGCTTCCTTTCTGGATTTAGCACCCAAGTCAGCTTCAGATTCAACCATCGCCTTAGATCGTGTAGTAGATCCAGTTGCTATGACCATCAGCTTCAGATTCAACCATCGCCTTAGATCGTGTAGTAGATCCAGTTGCTACGACCAGACTTGGTATTGCTCCAGATTCGCCATCATCATAACAGGTGTGGACGCCGCAGAGCTCGGATCTGCCATGGGACAGGCAGGAGAAGGTGTAGTTGGAACATTGTTGCATTGCTTCCCTTTGCCTTCCACTGTTTCATTAGATTCACCTTGTGAGACTTCTTCACGAGATACCATTTTGCCTTTCTTCACAGAGCTCGTGGGAGCCTTACTGTGTTTCTTCGTCGATGCCTGATCTTTCCGAGGTCGTTCACGACCTTGCTTTGCCATGGAATTCAGCCGCCGGCACGTTAGCAAAGAGCCCTAATCATGTGCCAAGAGAACCTGTATGAGTATTTATTTGACCAAGATTCTTACTATTTCATCGTTTATATTTTTTCTAGTTCTCAAATTATCCTTCCCAAACCAACTCCTAATTTCTTCTCCATTCCATTTCCGTCGTTCGCATTTTCCGTACAAACATACTCGTAAATTTAATTAAAGGCATTTTAATCATTTTTCCAAAAAAGACTTATCACATATTTTTGCCGAACATATCAGCTGTTATTATTAGATTCAGCGGTTTTTATCCAAATACATAGCTGCTAATTTATAAAATCAGTTTTAGCACTAAATACTTGTTTTAGCACTTAAATACTTATCAGCTATTTAAAATTAGGTAATCCAAACAGGCTCTTATAATACAAAAGAAGATGTATTATCGTGTTGTTTTCTTGCAGAGAAGAAGGAAATGACTGGCCTTGCTATTGGCGTTAACAGCATGAAATCTGGTGAGCGTGCTTTATTGCATGTTGGATGGGAACTAGCCTATGGAAAAGAAGGAAGTTTCTCTTTCCCTAATGTCCCACCTTCAGCTGATGTTTTGTATGAAGTCGAGTTGATTGGCTTCGATGAGACAGGAGAAGTGAGTTATGTTTCTTAACTAATTTCTGGTTTGTACTTGCTAAAGGTGCTGGTACTCATAGAAGTAGCAAATGAAAGACGACACTTCCATAATGATAGACCTGCTGTGTAGACTTGTTAATTACATTATTGGCATTGAACAACTAAAGGGTCATTATATGTTATAGGATAGTTTTTTTCTTGGTAACCATTTTTAACACTTACCATTAACAAGCAAGAATCAATACACCTATAGAGCACCTAATCTTCTAACAGGCTCCTAGGAAGGGTGCCAAAAGAAGTAGGGCTCATTATTCTCTGTGCAATATATTTAGGGGAAAGCACGAGGTGACATGACAGTAGAGGAGAGAATCGGGGCAGCAGATAGAAGAAAGATGGATGGAAATGCTTTATTCAAGGAAGAGAAACTTGAGGAGGCTATGCAACAGTATGAAATGGTCTCACCACTGCTTATAGTtgattagtttatattttccCGTACTCATATGTTTCCTGTATCCTCATAGTACATGATGTTCTATTTGTGTTCCTTAGGCCATAGCATATATGGGAGATGACTTCATGTTTCAGCTGTTTGGTAAGTTCCGGGACATGGCTTTAGCAGTAAAGAATCCCTGCCATCTGAACATGGCAGCCTGCCTGCTGAAGCTCCAGCGATATGATGAAGCCATCGCACAATGTAGCGTTGTAAGTATACATTTCTTCAAGGTTTAGATATGTATTGCTGCCTCCTGTTTCTGTAGATATTTTTTTTGTCCTAGTTTGTATTGTGTCTGTAGCTTACTATCTTTTTGTTACCTCGTGGAGAATTGGGAAAAAGAAATCTGCATGGCCTTACTTTCCCTGGTAGAAGAGAGGTTAACAAGTTTATAATTCTTGCTAAAGACCTTGCCCTGCTAGCTTGCATGACCTAGTTATTTGTTCTGGCATCCTTTTCCTTTTCTGTTAATGTAATTGTCCAATTTCTTTCGACTACGTGCACCCATGCCAGCAGTTGGGTGActgaattatgaaatttatttgcTTTATCTTCTTCCGTGTCCTTAAAACTCATTATTCGGAGAAAAAGATTACAAGTGTTGAAGTTAGTAATGTCGAGCTTGATTCTCTGATGCTGATCAGGTTCTAGCAGAAGATGAAAACAATGTAAAAGCGTTGTTTAGACGTGGAAAGGCTAGGTCTGTACTTGGACAGACTGATGCAGCTCGTGAGGACTTCCTTAAAGCACGTAAGCTTGCCCCGCAAGATAAAGCCATTACTAGAGAATTGCATTTGATTGCAGAACACGAGAAGGCTGTCTATAAAAAACAAAAGGAACTTTACAAAGGACTATTTGGACCAAGACCAGAACTTAAACCAAAGTCAAGAAACTGGCTGATTATCATTTGGCAATGGTTATCGTCACTCTATTATATGCTCTTCAGGCGTAAGACGCGCAAGGATGACTAACTGAATTTGGAGAGATGTCATTGTTGATCCAAGTTTGAGAAACAACATCCCACCATTTTACTCCAGCAACACACCTCACCTCTGGTGCTCCACAAGTCTTTTCCTTCATCTTTGTTAGAAGACAACTTCCAACCAAAGAAATAGGGAAGAAATCTAATGTTTTGATTATGTAATTTTATTAGTAAGATAACACCTTGCTAATCATTTTCTCATTCTGATTTCAAATGTTTGCTAATGATACATGCATTTGGGATGTTGCAATTTCCCTTGGTGTAGAAGTAAACTTTTCAGTTGTTGTAGTAGTAGTTCTCCCCTACAGAAGATGAAAGATCAAAgaacaaataatgataaatacgtcaaataaattttattatattaatattttattaaaagacgTCTAGTAATATGACATGTAATAGGACCAGAAGGAATATGATTATGAAATTACATGCAATTCTCTTGAAGGTATTTTTTCCTGACATTTATTTTCTCTAATGTTTTAAATATATCATGAAAAATTTCAGTTCTATTAGCATCAAATTCTGATGAACTAAATCAATGGCCAAAAGAAAAAgtacaaacaaataaaataattaggcGAAATGATCTACTGGATCCTTGTACTTATTTGTGTTTGTAAAGTGGATATTTCTGTCATCTGACCTTTCAACTCATCAAAATACCAATTTTAAACCTTTCTAATCATGTGTGGCTTATTCTCCCTAAAGAATTTCACGTCATATACGTCATATAAATTAATGACATGTCATAATATCttcattaattataaaaaatattttttaaaaaataaaattcatctccaccattatttaaaaataacaatttatatcatattgatataactaatgggtggggggggggggggggggggggggggttgtcgGGGGTTGTGGTGCGGCGGCTGGGTAgaggggggggagggggagggcgGGGGAGGGGAAGGTTGGCTggtttggtggtggtggtgctgcATGGGTTTGGGGACGAGTACCGGTGTGGGGTAGGGgggttttaattttattatttttaaatttttttaaaaaaatttaaatgacaaATACTTACACTCGCTTAAAATGTGTGCGCATTTTTTCAACTCAGCAATTTAATGTCACATGTTTTTTCAACTCAGCAATTTAATGTCACATATGCATCAGGTGGATCTAAAATCTTGTATTTTAATGGGTTGAAGGATTCAAATGACAAAGGACcaggaaattgcatgtcatagacccaaatatgagtggctttagatatttgaccccaaataagaatgtctttaaagaataattttccttactttttaatatacaaaaagtatcattttgtccctccacacctcaaatatatttttaacctttccatactcatttatttctcaaattttattttttgttatttttattttttaatttttcctttatttttattattctactttttttcactcttttttttcctttaaatttattattgtgatttttattattttcaatttttattttttcctttaactttattttcgtattttaatttatttgtctcaacctttatttttttttctcttttcctttttttcaaccattatctatttcttcatttttttttcctttttaaaatttatttatctttaatctttatttaaattt is a genomic window containing:
- the LOC107854196 gene encoding peptidyl-prolyl cis-trans isomerase FKBP42; its protein translation is MAEVEEQQQQNSSVDQGGANEIITEGGTDEIITEGASVVRGELPQDDAGPPKVDSQAEVLHEKVTKQIIKEGHGQKPSKYATCFLHYRAWAESTQHKFEDTWREQQPLELVIGKEKKEMTGLAIGVNSMKSGERALLHVGWELAYGKEGSFSFPNVPPSADVLYEVELIGFDETGEGKARGDMTVEERIGAADRRKMDGNALFKEEKLEEAMQQYEMAIAYMGDDFMFQLFGKFRDMALAVKNPCHLNMAACLLKLQRYDEAIAQCSVVLAEDENNVKALFRRGKARSVLGQTDAAREDFLKARKLAPQDKAITRELHLIAEHEKAVYKKQKELYKGLFGPRPELKPKSRNWLIIIWQWLSSLYYMLFRRKTRKDD